Part of the Paenibacillus sp. FSL R7-0273 genome is shown below.
TGGTTCCCTTCAGCTTGGCTTCACGGATCAGCTCGTTGCCTGCCCCGGTGCTCATATGCACGATATGCAGCCTGGCACCTGTCTCCTCAGCAAAGCTGATGCCCAGCTGGATTGCAGCTTTTTCAGCAAGCGCCATACGCGCTTCAGCCCATGCAGGGTAATCAAGGCGGCCCTCACCCTTCAGCTTGTTAGTGAAGTAATCGCAGATGGCAAAGTTCTCGGCGTGAATACCAATCGGCAGCCCCGTAGGTGATACAGCGGCAAAAGCCTCCAGCATCTCCGGATCGGTTACACGCGGGTAGCTCGGCACCGACGGCGTCATATATACTTTAAAAGCAACTACCCCATTGGCAATCTGCTCACTGATAATCTCCGGCAGCACATTATTGCGTACATCCTCGCCGGTAATACCGCCCCACATCGCATAGTCAACAATCCCTTTGCCTTCCAATGCATTCAGCTTATTGAACAGGTTATCGGCAGAACGGACTGACGGCACGCTGCAGCAAGGCATATCTACAATCATCGTTACGCCGCCGGCTGCAGCGCTGCTTGTTCCAGTCACGAAGTCCTCACGATGCGTAAACCCCGGATCATTAAAATGCGTATGCGAATCAATAACGCCCGGCAGCACCAGCTTTCCGCCAGCATCAATAATCTCTGCTGCATCAGCCTCAATGTCCTTGGCAAAGCCGACGATTACTCCTTTGTTCACCAGAATGTCTGTCAGCACCTGTCGGTCACCCTGCGGAATGCTGGCATTTTTAATAATCAGATCATAGCTCATGAATACACACCTCTTCTTTTGAATTTAGATTCATTTCCGCGCACGACAAATAAACCCCAGGTTACAAAAGGTACAGGGCAGACACCATTCTCACACAGCCATAAATAGCCGCACATAGAACAGTAATTCTTTTCTGCACCTCTTGTAGCCTGGGGCAATTTACGGTCGCCTGGTCGAAACGCTCAAACCGGATTAATGAGCTTATACAAGAGCTTATTCTGTTAGTCCATCCAAGAAAGTCATTCGATATAATGTAATGTTTAGTAACGTGATAGTATTGAATTTGCTTTCTTAATTACCCTAATCATATCACCAGAGGAATTATCGTCAAGATACTTAAGCAGTTCGTCAACAAAAAGCCAATTTATATGTTATATTACCTAACAACCAAGGCTTTTTCCGGTATAATTGTAAGCCTATCAGCGACATTCATCACTTTTCCGGCTCAATTATTTTCAGCCTCTGCCCGTTCCTCCAGCGAAGCAAAATAAGCAATCTTATGCTCAACCTTCTCCGCAAACGCCTGAAAAAATTTGATCTTCTCATCAATATGCACCTTATGCTCCTGCAGCAGTTTGCGCTGCTCAGGGAGTGAGCTATGCCCTTCCTTGGAGAGCGAGATAAACTGTTTAATGTCGGCAATCGGCATACCGGTATCCTTCAGGCAGCAGATTAACGAAATCAGCTCCAGATCCTCATCATGGAAGCAACGGTT
Proteins encoded:
- the allB gene encoding allantoinase AllB translates to MSYDLIIKNASIPQGDRQVLTDILVNKGVIVGFAKDIEADAAEIIDAGGKLVLPGVIDSHTHFNDPGFTHREDFVTGTSSAAAGGVTMIVDMPCCSVPSVRSADNLFNKLNALEGKGIVDYAMWGGITGEDVRNNVLPEIISEQIANGVVAFKVYMTPSVPSYPRVTDPEMLEAFAAVSPTGLPIGIHAENFAICDYFTNKLKGEGRLDYPAWAEARMALAEKAAIQLGISFAEETGARLHIVHMSTGAGNELIREAKLKGTKVTAESCPHYLTLNAVDAMTEFGTFAKIAPPLRTAKDNEVLWQGLADGTIDFMATDHAPYEIATEKDAPGMDVWTSFPGIPGVETLVPIMISEGYNKGRLSLSRLVELLCTNPAIHYGLYPKKGALEIGTDADFTIVDLEKEWTLDKDQMHCKPKYTPFHGMKLKGKVDKTIVRGTLVYDDALGVVGKPGHGEYVKRQTISELPRLLKY
- a CDS encoding MerR family transcriptional regulator, with product MGYSIKTISQKSGLSQYTLRYYEREGVLPEVARDEHGNRCFHDEDLELISLICCLKDTGMPIADIKQFISLSKEGHSSLPEQRKLLQEHKVHIDEKIKFFQAFAEKVEHKIAYFASLEERAEAENN